Proteins encoded within one genomic window of Triticum aestivum cultivar Chinese Spring chromosome 2D, IWGSC CS RefSeq v2.1, whole genome shotgun sequence:
- the LOC123050980 gene encoding probable indole-3-pyruvate monooxygenase YUCCA9 — MVLLPSDRLDSLFSPRCVWVNGPIIIGAGPSGLAVGASLREQGVPYIILEREDCIASLWQKRTYDRLKLHLPKQFCQLPRMPFPADYPEYPTRRQFIDYLENYAATFDVKPEFGSTVQSARYDETSGLWRVHSSSAASGEMEYIGRWLVVATGENAENVVPDIPGLDGFAGEVAHVSEYKSGEKYKGKRVLVVGCGNSGMEVSLDLCDHGALPSMVVRDAVHVLPREVMGKSTFELATLLMAWLPLWFVDKVMVFLSWLILGNLAGFGIRRPAIGPLTLKNKYGKTPVLDTGALAKIRSGDITVVPGVSRFTKSRAELTDGTALDLDAVVMATGYRSNVPQWLQGTDFFGKDGYPTTAFPNGWKGQSGLYSVGFTRRGLSGASADAVRIAKDLGQVWREETKPTTKRAAGACHRRCISVIF; from the coding sequence ATGGTGCTCCTCCCCAGCGATCGCCTGGACAGCCTCTTCTCCCCGCGGTGCGTGTGGGTGAACGGGCCCATCATCATCGGCGCCGGGCCCTCGGGGCTCGCCGTGGGCGCCAGCCTGCGGGAGCAGGGCGTGCCGTACATCATCCTGGAGCGCGAGGACTGCATCGCCTCGCTCTGGCAGAAGCGCACCTACGACCGCCTCAAGCTCCACCTCCCCAAGCAGTTCTGCCAGCTGCCCCGCATGCCCTTCCCCGCCGACTACCCCGAGTACCCCACCCGCCGCCAGTTCATCGACTACCTCGAGAACTACGCCGCCACCTTCGACGTCAAGCCCGAGTTCGGCAGCACCGTGCAGTCCGCCCGCTACGACGAGACCTCCGGCCTCTGGCGcgtgcactcctcctccgccgcctccggcgAGATGGAGTACATCGGCCGCTGGCTCGTGGTCGCCACCGGCGAGAACGCCGAGAACGTCGTGCCCGACATCCCCGGCCTCGACGGCTTCGCCGGCGAGGTGGCCCACGTCAGCGAGTACAAGTCAGGCGAGAAGTACAAGGGCAAGCGCGTGCTCGTCGTCGGCTGCGGCAACTCCGGCATGGAGGTCTCCCTCGACCTCTGCGACCACGGCGCGCTCCCGTCCATGGTGGTGCGCGACGCCGTGCACGTGCTGCCCCGCGAGGTCATGGGGAAGTCCACCTTCGAGCTCGCCACGCTGCTCATGGCGTGGCTCCCGCTCTGGTTCGTCGACAAGGTCATGGTCTTCCTCTCCTGGCTCATCCTCGGAAACCTCGCCGGATTCGGCATCCGCCGCCCGGCCATCGGCCCGCTCACGCTGAAAAACAAGTACGGCAAGACACCCGTGCTCGACACCGGTGCGCTCGCCAAGATCAGGTCCGGCGACATCACCGTCGTGCCCGGGGTGTCCCGTTTCACCAAGAGCAGGGCCGAGCTCACCGACGGCACTGCCCTCGACCTCGACGCCGTGGTGATGGCCACCGGGTACCGCAGCAACGTTCCCCAGTGGCTCCAGGGCACCGACTTCTTCGGCAAGGACGGGTACCCCACCACCGCCTTCCCCAACGGGTGGAAGGGCCAGTCCGGGCTCTACTCCGTCGGCTTCACCCGGCGCGGCCTCTCCGGCGCGTCCGCCGACGCCGTCCGCATCGCCAAGGACCTCGGGCAGGTGTGGCGCGAGGAGACCAAGCCCACCACCAAGCGGGCCGCCGGCGCCTGCCACAGGCGCTGTATCTCCGTCATCTTCTAA